The following is a genomic window from Thermodesulfobacteriota bacterium.
TCCTTGATCGAAATCTCTTCCCTGGCCAGCATCATTTTTGAAGAGTCGGGGAGCCTGTCAATCACTTTCTGAAAGGCGTCAATCAGCTCGAACAGACCCACTTCGATCAGGTCGGCATCGGCCTCCTGCCGGAAGGCCTTCTTGTCGGTGGTCCGGACAAAGATGTCCTCATTTAAAATCGGCCGGGTGTTCAGGCCTTCGGCCGCTGACTTGATTTTCAGGTACTCTTCCAGCGCCCGGGTGATTTCGGCTCGCGGGTCCTCATCCTCGTCTCCGGCGGCGGAGTGGGACGGCAACAGGGTGCGGGATTTGATGTTGGTCAGAATGGCCGCCATATAGAGGAATTCACCGGCCAGATTGATGTTCAGGCTTTTCATCCACTCGATATAATCCAGGAATTGCCTGGTGATGCTGGCGATGGGAATGTCATAGATGCTGACTTCGTTCTTCTTGATCAGGTAGACCAGAAGGTCCATGGGACCTTCGAAAATTTCGGTCTTGACCTTGTAAGGCCCGCCGGTTTCCGGTGCCTCTTCTATGATTTCCTCTTCCTGCATGAGCGCTGTTCAAACTTGATGGTTGCTAAAATTAAATGGTTAAATCCCTACGGCACGACGGACTTCGGCCATGGTCTGCCGGGCCACCTCTTGCGCCCGGGCCGTTCCTCTGGCGACAATCTCCTCCACCAGTTCCGGCCGCTGGACATAGTATTCCCGCCGTTCCCGGATGGGCGCCAGCCCTATCGCCAGGCTGGCGGCCAGTTTCTTTTTACATTCGATGCAGCCGATGCCGGCCTTGCGGCAGTCCTGATTGATGGCGACCACGGTCCCCGCTTCCGAATAAAGCTTATGGAAGGAAAACACGTTACAGATATCCGGATCCCCGGGATCGCTTTTCCGGGCCCGCTGGGGATCCGTGATCATTTTCATGGTCGTTTCCATGATCTTTTCCGGGGAATCGGCCAGGAAAACGGCGTTGTCATAGCTTTTGCTCATTTTCCGACGGTCGATGCCGAGGAT
Proteins encoded in this region:
- a CDS encoding segregation/condensation protein A, with the translated sequence MQEEEIIEEAPETGGPYKVKTEIFEGPMDLLVYLIKKNEVSIYDIPIASITRQFLDYIEWMKSLNINLAGEFLYMAAILTNIKSRTLLPSHSAAGDEDEDPRAEITRALEEYLKIKSAAEGLNTRPILNEDIFVRTTDKKAFRQEADADLIEVGLFELIDAFQKVIDRLPDSSKMMLAREEISIKDKIAEIVERLEEKRSITFAELLENVSGKREVIAFFLALLEMVKMQLVSIRQHVDSGVIRLFYL